Within Phycisphaerae bacterium, the genomic segment GCGCGTGTCCCACGCGCACCAAACCTCGCCCTTCCACCCCGCTCCGAGAGACGAGATTACTGCGTGGGAACCCAACTTCGTACCGGCGGCAAGGCTCATTGCTTCTCACGCTCCGCCGGCCCATCTATCTCGCGGCGATAGACGACGAAATTCCTCGCCACCTGGCCGCCCAGTTTCTCCGCGGTTCGACGCGACGGCCAGTTGTCATCCAATACGAGCGTGTAGCTGGCGCTCTTGTAGCCGCGATCGATCATCGCCAGATAGGATCGCGCGGCGAGCGCCAGGTTGATGCCCCGCCCGCGCCATGGCTTACGCACGCCGATGATGAGCAGCATCCCGTGATCAGTCTTGCCAAGTCTTCGCTGAAACTCGTCGGCGTCCGCCGCCGGGTCCTTACCCTTCATCGCATGGAACGCCTGATTGAGGTCGGGAGTCGCATAGACGTAGCCCACGATCTCCCCGCCCACCTCGGCGAAGCCCGTGAAGTCGGCGACCAGGAAATCTCTGAGGCCGACCGTCAGCCCCGATAGCTCTTCAACGGTGAATTGTGGGATGCCCCAATGCCGCGCGAAGCATTCGTTGTTGATCTCGCAGAATCGCGCCGTCTCTTGGTCCAGTCGTGCAAAGTTCCACGAGCGCAGCTCCACGCCCGCGCTGCCCGCTTTGTCGATCATCCGACGATATTCCGCGGCGAGGTCATCCGTGAAGGCGATCCGATACTCGACGAGGCTACGCTCCGTCGCAAAACCCGCATTCTTGATGATCGAGTGATAGCGCGGTGGATTCATCGCATGCAGAAAAGTCGGCACCGCATCGTACGCGTCGATTGTGAGCGGAAACTGCCAGCCGGGAAAAAAGCTCAGCCGTGCCGCCCGACAGCCGCGCTCGCGCAGCCAATCACAGGTCGCCCGCAGGACGGCGGTACCGGCCTCATCGTGCCCCGGTAGCGCCTCAAAGTACGCCAGATGGCCGATAGCCTCTTTCCAGTGGCGGTTAAACGACTCACTGACAACCGCCGCAACAGTGGCGAGAATTCTTCCCTTGGTGTCGAGAACCCAGAATGCCTCATACTGCGTCTGATCGGCACCGGGAAAACAACCAGAAAGTTGGGCGACAATGTGCTCCGAATCCGGCGGCACCCACTTCGACTGGTCCCTATACACTTCGCGGCCGAAATTCGCGAATCGTTCATGCTCGCCCTTCGTCCGCGGCGATTGAATCGTCATCACAGGGCTCCATGAAACTCCGACTGCGAATCGGCGGAACTAATCGGCCAAGAACAACCTTTTCCCGCGCGATGGAGCTCTCCGAACTCCCGCGCTGAATAGCGCGGGGACGTCGTACGGACCCAGATTTGCTCCAATCGCGAGTGTCATTCGAAATTCACCCGACCGGCTTCTTTCAGTCTGACAAAGTTTATCCTGAAATTTTGGCTTGCGTAAGACTCGTAACGGAAGAATCAGGCAGCGGGCGATCGTCAATGACCGCCGCTTGAAACTTGCAGGCCCACAATACCGACGACGATGACCGCAATGGAAGCGATCTTCATCGCGCTGGCCGGCTCTTTGAAATAGGCCATGCCCGCGATGGCGATGAGGGCCACCCCCGAGCCGGCCCAGATTGCGTAGGCTACGCCGATGTCCATCCGTTTCGTTGCCAATGCCAGAAAGAGGACGCTGAGCAGATACATGACGATCGTGGCGATCGTCGGCCCCAGCTTCGAAAAACCCTGCGACAGCTTCATCGCGACGGCCCAGCCGACCTCAAATAGCACTGCCAGAAACAACCAGAATGCGATCATGTCCTGTGGTCCAAGCCTATCCGCGCGCCGTCAATCGTCCACAAACCGCCCGACGCTGATCGTCCGTTTGCGGCTGTACTTCTTTCCCGATTTCAGCGCCGCATTGACGGTCACTTCGTATCGGCCCGGCTTGGCGTAGGTGTGCGTCGGCGACGCCTCGAACGACTCCTCATCGTCGCCGAAGAACCATTTTTGCTTGACGACCGGCGGCACGGCCGTCAGATCGAAGCGAATGGACAGGGGCTCGTCGGGGTCGGGAACGCTGATGCGAAGCTGAATCCACAGTCGTTCCTTTGCGACCGACTTGAAGTATTTCCACGGAATCTGCGGATCGATCCGCCGATGGGTGCCGCTGATCTCCTCTTCATCGACATACAGCCCCTGGTCGCGCAGCCATTGGATGCTCGCCTTGGTCTGGTCGCGCAGCACATCCGTCGTTCCATAGACCACTTTGATCGCCTGCCAGCGATCCAGCCGATCCGCCGGGACATCCATGAAACGCTCGTCGAAGGAGCCCTGCCGGATCATCAGCGCGCGGAAGACTTCCGGATGACGCAGACCCGTGTGCAGGATGGTGTATCCGCCGGCCGACCAGCCGGTCATGAAGACCTGCTCCTCGGCGATGCGATAGCGCCGTTTGAGCGTGGCGACAACCGAAAGAATGGTGCGTTCGTCTTCGCGTTGCAGGACGATCTGCTTTTCCGGCGGAGGCGGGAAATCGCCTTTGGTTCCGGCGAGTTTGGGCGCGGCGACGATGATCCCGTTGTTCTGAGCAAATCCCGCCCACTCACGCATCTGCAATTCTGGCGTGTCATACGGCCAGGTTCCGTGACAGACCACCACGAGTGGCCACGCCCGGCTCTCGCTATAGGTGCTGGGGACATAGAGCAAATAGGCCTGCCCGCCGGCCTCCTCGGTCATCTCCAGAACCGGGGCCTGTGTCGGAAGCGTTGACAAGGAGGGGCAGCCGCAGGTCGACAGCGCCAAGGCCAGAGCCATTGATCGGGCCACGCGTTCTCCGTGGCCGCGGAAAATATCCTGGGGCTGGGTGTTAACGAAAGACATCCCTCGATATCATGACCGGGAAGTCTGCGGCGTGCCACGGGCGGCTTGCTCCGGGGCCCTCGCAGTCCTATACTTTTCAGGCCAAACGGCTTTACCTCGGAGCGTTTCATCCCCCAAAGGCCGGTCGCCTCAAGCGGAGATTCATCATGCCAGCGAAACTCGACGGTCGTTCCATTCTGGTCGTGGACGACGATCCCGATGTCCTGACCACCGTCAAGATGGCCTTCGAGGCGGCGGGGGCCAAAGTGAACACGGCCAACGACGGTAACAAGGCCGTGGACATGGCCAAACGACTGGACCCCGATCTGATCGTCCTGGACATGATGATGCCCAGGCGCAGCGGATTCCTGGTCATGGAGTCGATCAAGCCCAACAAGGACTCCGGCACTCGACCCTTTGTCATCATGATCACGGCGAACGAAGGCAAGCGACACGAGCTGTATGCTCGACACCTCGGCGTCGATGAATACCTCAGCAAGCCCTTCAGCCTCGACCGGATGATGGAGAAGGCATGCGAACTATTGGGCGGCGAATTCATCGATCCGGAGATGCCGCGCTGACGACGCCCATCCGTAAATCGTTATCCCGTCGTATTTTATAGCATGGTTGCGGGCCGGTCAGTTTTCCATTATCGTAACTGGATTGTAGTGTGGGCGTGCGAGGTGACGCCGGATGGCGTAACCAGAGGAGATATTGCAGAGTCATGGCGTTAACTGCAGAGAGTAAAGGCGCGATGGTCACCGGCTACCGCCGACACGACAAGGACACGGGCTCGCCCGAGGTCCAGGTCGCATTGTTGACGGGTCGAATTCAGCAACTGACGGAACACCTCAAGTCCCACAAGAAGGACCATTCGTCGCGGCGTGGATTGTTGAAGATGGTCGGCGCTCGATCGAGCCTGCTGAAGTTCCTGACGAAGACCGACCGCGAGAAGTATCAGAAGATCATTGATAGCCTCGGTCTGCGAAAATAATCCGCGGGGGCGACCGGCTCCCGCCACGTCGGCTGGCCTCTTTCCCAGAAAAAGCCCGTTACGAGGATTGCTGCGCGACACAAGCCGCCCCCTTGCGGTTCGCGCGCCGGTCACGGGTTTCGAATCAGCGGTAATCAAGTGTTTTGTGTGATGTGTCGTAATAGCGTGTCGTGTAGGCGTGTTGGAGAAGGCGCAAGGTAGGCAACCATTATGAAGACGTATAGCGTAGAAGCGGAAATCGGCGGTCGAATCCTCAAGATTGAAACCGGAAAACTGGCCAAGCAGGCGGCGGGCGCCGCCCTGATCACCTACGGCGAGACGGTCCTGCTCGCCACGGTCGTCACCGACAAACCCCGGGAAGGCATCGATTTCTTCCCGCTCACCGTGGACTATCGCGAGAAGATGTACGCGGCGGGCAAGTTCCCCGGCGGTTTCTTCAAGCGCGAAGCCCGGCCCACTCAAAAAGAGATTCTGACAATGCGGCTGACCGACCGGCCCATCCGCCCGCTGTTTCCCGACGGCTTCATGAATGAAGTCCAGATCCAGTGCATGACCCTCTCCTCCGATCAGGAAAACGACGCCGACGTGCTCTGCATGTGCGGCGCGTCGGCCGCCTTGACCGTCAGCCCGATCCCGTTCGAAGGCCCGACCGCCGGCGTTCGCGTTGGCCGCATCAACGGCGAATTCATCATCAACCCCACCGTCGCCCAGCGCGCGGAGAGCGATATTGAGGTCATCCTCGCGGGCCATCAGGATGCCGTGAACATGATCGAAGTCGCGGCGATGGAACTGCCGGAGCAGACCATCGCCGACGCCATCGCCTTCGGGTTCAACGAGATCAAGAAGATCGTCACGTTGATTCGCGAACTCGGCGAGATGGTCAATGTCCAAAAAACCTGGACGCCGCCGGCCAAAGACTCGTCGCTGGTCAGTCGCGTCGAGGAACTCTGCTCGCGCCTCGACCTCAAGGGGGCCAAGAAGAAGGATAAGAAGGCCGAGCGGTATGCCGCGGTCGATGAAGTCTATAAGAAGATCAAGGCCGAACTCGTACCCGCGGGCGCGGAGAATCTTCCCTTCACCGAGAACGATGTCCACGCAGAAATCCAGAAGATCGAAGAGCGGATCTTCCACAAGATGGTGCTGGACGACGGCCGCCGCACCGACGGTCGCGGTCCCGAAGACATCCGCGAGATCATCTGCGAAGTCGGCGTCCTCCCCCGGACGCATGGTTCGGCCCTCTTTACGCGCGGCGAGACGCAGGTGCTCGTCGTGGCCACGCTGGGCACGTCTCGCGATGAACAGACCGTGGACGATCTCCTCGAGGAATACAGCAAGAAATTCATGCTGCACTACAACTTCCCGCCGTTCTGCACCGGCGAAGTGAAGCGCATCGGCGCCGTCGGCCGCCGCGAGATCGGCCACGGCAATCTCGCCGAGCGTTCCTTGCAGGCCGTCCTGCCCGGCCCCGACAAGTTCCCCTACACCATCCGCCTGGTTGCCGAAGTCATGGAATCCAATGGCTCCTCGTCGATGGCCTCGGCCTGCGGCGGCACGCTGGCCCTCATGGACGCCGGCGTCCCCATCAAACACCCCGTCGCCGGCATCAGCATCGGCATGGTTCACGACGGTGACCGCTACATGCTGCTCACCGACATCCTCGGCGAAGAGGACCATTTCGGCGACATGGACTTCAAGGTCACCGGTACCCAGGTGGGCATCACCGCCGTCCAGCTCGATCTCAAGGCCCGCAGCATCAGCCAGAAACAGATCGGCGAGGCCCTGCAGATGGCCAAGAATGCCCGGATGAAGATCCTCAAGGAAATGCTCTCGTGCATCTCCCGGCCCAAGGCCGAGATCAGCAAGTACGCCCCCCGCCTCCTCTCCATCAAGGTCCCCCAGGACAAGATCGGCAAGATCATCGGCCCCGGCGGCAAGGGCATCAAGAACATCGAAGCGACGACCGGCGCCAAGATCGACATCGAGGACGACGGCACGGTCTATATCTCCTCGCACAACGCCGACGGCGCCCAGGCCGCCTACGAAATGGTCGAGCAGATTTCGGAAGGCGTCCGCCTCGGAAAGATCTACACCGGCCGCGTCACCTCGGTGAAGGACTTCGGCGCCTTCATCGAAGTCGCCCCCGGTCAGGACGGTCTCTGCCACATCAGCGAGCTGTCCGACGGCTACGTCCAGCGCGTCACCGACGTGGTCAACATCGGCGACACGGTCCGCGTCAAGGTGATCCTCATCGACGACACCGGCCGCGTGAAGCTCTCCCGCAAGCAGGTCCTCCTGGAAGAACGCGGTCACGAGCAGGAAGCGGAAAAGCAGAAGGTGTAGGGGTGGCACGGGCGTCCCTGCCCGTGGGCACTGTGTAGCGTCCGGTGCCCCGTGCCGGACGTCGCTCAATCAGAGCCTCGCGGCGCAAGCCCGGAGTCTATCCGTGTGGCACCGGTCGTAGATCGGCCGTGGCGGACTCTCAGCCGGCATCTTCGGTGTCCGCTGGTGCGAGAATCCCTTCTCGCACCTACGCTCGCGGGAATCCCTTCCCTCCTCGCACACCGCCCGTAGGGCGCGCGCTGGTTGCCAGGGTGTTTCAACCCCTGGGTCTCAGACCCACCAAGTCTCTTCTCATTTTCCCCCCAGCCCGAAGGGCTGATCGAAAGTAGGCAGGGGCAACGCCCCTGTTGGACCCGTCCAAAGAATCCTCCTCGATCCCGAAGGGATCGAATACACACATCGCCAACGGCATTCCGCTTTTGGGGCAGGTTTCACCCGCCGCAGGCCCTCGATGAATTCCTCACCGGCGAACGGACGCTCCGCTCCGATATCCTGGACCGCCTGACCAGAAGCCTTGGACTTGTACTCAGCCCGAAAAACTGACGCTGGTGGCACCGGCCAAAAGCAGGTATTCCGTGTCTCCCACTCCACCCTAACCAAGAACGCTTGCAGGGTGCCCCAAGCCCTGCAACCCGCGTTCCAACTGGCAAAAAATCGCCACTATTCGGGACTTTTTCGTTAGAATATTCTCCTAAACGGCACCTTTGTTCCAAGAAACGATCGCGGAGGAGAGGCCGGGCAAAACTGGAGTTCAAAATCGATGGCCCATATCTCCAGAGCGAGCTTTCCATCCCGCTCCTTTACGGGACGTATGTTTTCAAAAGGGAAGTGGTGCCGCATTGAAATTGACACGCCAGATTCTCTCACAATAGCCCTTCAAATCGGCACCGCCTATGGCCTTGGCACCCTGTTGCGAATCTTCGATGATGCGGAAGGGCGCCAACTATGCGTTATTGTTGACGTATCAAGACTTCCGTCCCGCAACGAGTCGGACTTGGCAGAGGTAAAGGCCTGGCTACCGAAATGCGCAATACTGGTTGCAGGTAGAGTGATGTCCGGGGCTCAAGCTGTCCCGGAAAACAACATTTTCTGGGTAGGTGCGACTGACTACTCAAAAGACCCACAACGCGAGAACGCGCATGCGTTCCGGCGGAGATGCCGCTTTGACGTTCTCAATGTAGTAGCATCCTGTCTGAATTCGAACCCTCCCGAGGCCTTTTGCAAGTTCTCGCGGCTCGCAGGATCCGAGACACACACTCGGATTTACGACCGTGACGACTTCATAGAAGCAATCCGCTATTGGGAAGCGAAGGGGTACGTAAAGCTACTAAACCGCGCAGGTGATATCCAAATCAGTCCGGCGCTGGATGATCAAATGATGGCAGACATTTCCGCTTACTCATGGGCCGAGGCCGACCAATCCGTCTCGAACAACTCCGCACACACCCACAAATCTATCGTCGCCCCCTTGGAGTATGACATTTTCGTCTCCCATGCCTCCGAAGACAAAGATAGTGTCGTCAAGCCACTTACCGATGAGCTCCTCAGACGCGGACTTCGCGTCTGGGTTGATTATAAAGAACTTCGGCTTGGCGATAGATTGCGCCAACGAATCGACGACGGCCTCAGCCGGTCCCGGTTTGGTGTCGTTATCGTAAGCCCCCGCTTCTTTGCCAAGCGATGGCCGCAGACTGAATTAGACGGCCTAGTCGCGCTTGAGTTGGCTGACGGACGAAAGCGCATACTTCCCATCTGGCACGATATTGACTACGAGGGTGTTACGCGGTACTCGCCGTCCCTGGCCGGACGCTTGGCCTCAGAATGGTCTGCGGGAGCCATGAAGGTCGCTGACGCAATAGAGCAAGCCATTCGTGATTAAGAAACGATCATGACACCGAAGGAACTTTCACGCGCCGCATACAGAATATTCGTTGGAGCCATTCCACCAAATCTTGCGATCCGAAGTCAGGAAGATCAGGAAGATTACGGCGTGGACTACGAAGTTGAACTTACGACAAATCAAGACGAAGCAACCGGCTACATCTTTAAAATACAACAAAAAGGCGCTCATACTCTAAGGCGCATGAATGACGGGAAGACTGTAATCCTCGAAAAATTTCCAATCGCCAAACTGACTTATTACCTTAGAGAACTCCGGATACCCATCCTCTTGGTAGCGGTTGAAATAAGCAGCCGGACTGTCTTTTGGTGTCAGCTTCAGGGGAACCCTGGGGTTGAGTCAGCCTATGCAAACGCCTTAAGGCGTGGCCGCCAAACCATATCTCTTCACATTTGCGCCTCCAACGCTCTTCCCCAGACCTTCGACGACTTCATGATCGCTGTTCGCCAATCCTCCGACTGGCTACTCGTCACTGGGATGATCGATACCCCGACTCACAACTTCACCGCTGCTGCGCTTCGTGGTGACAAGCTCGACGATGCAGTCTCACGTGTTCGTGACCACTTAGATTCCTTGAAGTGCGAGCAGCTAGAACTGTTGATACAGAACAAGAAGAGAAAGGAGGCCCTGGATCAAGCCCGTCTGCTTCTCGAGAGCAAGACCGAAACACCCGCAATCCGCATCGCGGCAGGAATAAACATTACCAGGATCGCCGGCAGTGCCGAAGCAGAGGCCGGCGAACCAGCAGACTCTGGCCAATATCTTCGATTCCGTATCGCCATGATGCTTCGGCTCTTGAGGATCGTGCGGACAACTCCAACACCTAGACGACTACGCCTGTACGTCAGATGCATGCTGAGGTCGGCCCGATTGGCTTTTTTTGTGAATCGCGCCACCGCCTTATCGATGAGTCTTAGAATACAAAAGCAAACAGGGAACGATTTTACTAGACATATCACGGAGGCCCAAAGACAGCCCCTTACTCGGCTCCTTCTTCGGGAATTGCGCTTATGCGCCAACCTTGTCGGCGTGGCAATTGAGGACTCATGCTGTGAAGTAGTGCCGCAGCTCTGGGCCTATGCCGTTAACGACATAGCAAATTATGTCTTGGAACTAAGGGAAGTGGCTTCAGATGAAGCCGCCGCACGTCTGGAGTCGTGGCTAGATTATCGAACGGCTATATCTGTTGAGATAGCGGCCCTACTTAAGAACTGGAATGACCTGATACTGTGTAGCCTCGCATATATGCGGACCGCGAATCCTAGGGATGTATTACACCGGAATCGACGATTTGCAACAGCCGTGTCTTTTTTGAAGCGCATTGCCGATCGCGACATGCGCGAAAAGAGCTTAGCAACGCTTGATGAATACAAGCATGGATTAGAGGAAGTACTTAAGCGATCCCCTACCATCGATGACGATGTGTCCATGTATCGGGAGTTAGCAGCAAGCCTAGGTGTTAACTTGGCCGACCCTAACGATGAGATCGCACAAATCATCAACATAGGGTTGAGGGATTTGAATCC encodes:
- a CDS encoding GNAT family N-acetyltransferase, with translation MTIQSPRTKGEHERFANFGREVYRDQSKWVPPDSEHIVAQLSGCFPGADQTQYEAFWVLDTKGRILATVAAVVSESFNRHWKEAIGHLAYFEALPGHDEAGTAVLRATCDWLRERGCRAARLSFFPGWQFPLTIDAYDAVPTFLHAMNPPRYHSIIKNAGFATERSLVEYRIAFTDDLAAEYRRMIDKAGSAGVELRSWNFARLDQETARFCEINNECFARHWGIPQFTVEELSGLTVGLRDFLVADFTGFAEVGGEIVGYVYATPDLNQAFHAMKGKDPAADADEFQRRLGKTDHGMLLIIGVRKPWRGRGINLALAARSYLAMIDRGYKSASYTLVLDDNWPSRRTAEKLGGQVARNFVVYRREIDGPAEREKQ
- a CDS encoding multidrug efflux SMR transporter, translated to MIAFWLFLAVLFEVGWAVAMKLSQGFSKLGPTIATIVMYLLSVLFLALATKRMDIGVAYAIWAGSGVALIAIAGMAYFKEPASAMKIASIAVIVVGIVGLQVSSGGH
- a CDS encoding prolyl oligopeptidase family serine peptidase, which produces MARSMALALALSTCGCPSLSTLPTQAPVLEMTEEAGGQAYLLYVPSTYSESRAWPLVVVCHGTWPYDTPELQMREWAGFAQNNGIIVAAPKLAGTKGDFPPPPEKQIVLQREDERTILSVVATLKRRYRIAEEQVFMTGWSAGGYTILHTGLRHPEVFRALMIRQGSFDERFMDVPADRLDRWQAIKVVYGTTDVLRDQTKASIQWLRDQGLYVDEEEISGTHRRIDPQIPWKYFKSVAKERLWIQLRISVPDPDEPLSIRFDLTAVPPVVKQKWFFGDDEESFEASPTHTYAKPGRYEVTVNAALKSGKKYSRKRTISVGRFVDD
- a CDS encoding response regulator transcription factor, translated to MPAKLDGRSILVVDDDPDVLTTVKMAFEAAGAKVNTANDGNKAVDMAKRLDPDLIVLDMMMPRRSGFLVMESIKPNKDSGTRPFVIMITANEGKRHELYARHLGVDEYLSKPFSLDRMMEKACELLGGEFIDPEMPR
- the rpsO gene encoding 30S ribosomal protein S15, which codes for MALTAESKGAMVTGYRRHDKDTGSPEVQVALLTGRIQQLTEHLKSHKKDHSSRRGLLKMVGARSSLLKFLTKTDREKYQKIIDSLGLRK
- the pnp gene encoding polyribonucleotide nucleotidyltransferase, whose translation is MKTYSVEAEIGGRILKIETGKLAKQAAGAALITYGETVLLATVVTDKPREGIDFFPLTVDYREKMYAAGKFPGGFFKREARPTQKEILTMRLTDRPIRPLFPDGFMNEVQIQCMTLSSDQENDADVLCMCGASAALTVSPIPFEGPTAGVRVGRINGEFIINPTVAQRAESDIEVILAGHQDAVNMIEVAAMELPEQTIADAIAFGFNEIKKIVTLIRELGEMVNVQKTWTPPAKDSSLVSRVEELCSRLDLKGAKKKDKKAERYAAVDEVYKKIKAELVPAGAENLPFTENDVHAEIQKIEERIFHKMVLDDGRRTDGRGPEDIREIICEVGVLPRTHGSALFTRGETQVLVVATLGTSRDEQTVDDLLEEYSKKFMLHYNFPPFCTGEVKRIGAVGRREIGHGNLAERSLQAVLPGPDKFPYTIRLVAEVMESNGSSSMASACGGTLALMDAGVPIKHPVAGISIGMVHDGDRYMLLTDILGEEDHFGDMDFKVTGTQVGITAVQLDLKARSISQKQIGEALQMAKNARMKILKEMLSCISRPKAEISKYAPRLLSIKVPQDKIGKIIGPGGKGIKNIEATTGAKIDIEDDGTVYISSHNADGAQAAYEMVEQISEGVRLGKIYTGRVTSVKDFGAFIEVAPGQDGLCHISELSDGYVQRVTDVVNIGDTVRVKVILIDDTGRVKLSRKQVLLEERGHEQEAEKQKV
- a CDS encoding toll/interleukin-1 receptor domain-containing protein, whose product is MAHISRASFPSRSFTGRMFSKGKWCRIEIDTPDSLTIALQIGTAYGLGTLLRIFDDAEGRQLCVIVDVSRLPSRNESDLAEVKAWLPKCAILVAGRVMSGAQAVPENNIFWVGATDYSKDPQRENAHAFRRRCRFDVLNVVASCLNSNPPEAFCKFSRLAGSETHTRIYDRDDFIEAIRYWEAKGYVKLLNRAGDIQISPALDDQMMADISAYSWAEADQSVSNNSAHTHKSIVAPLEYDIFVSHASEDKDSVVKPLTDELLRRGLRVWVDYKELRLGDRLRQRIDDGLSRSRFGVVIVSPRFFAKRWPQTELDGLVALELADGRKRILPIWHDIDYEGVTRYSPSLAGRLASEWSAGAMKVADAIEQAIRD
- a CDS encoding DUF4365 domain-containing protein, translated to MTPKELSRAAYRIFVGAIPPNLAIRSQEDQEDYGVDYEVELTTNQDEATGYIFKIQQKGAHTLRRMNDGKTVILEKFPIAKLTYYLRELRIPILLVAVEISSRTVFWCQLQGNPGVESAYANALRRGRQTISLHICASNALPQTFDDFMIAVRQSSDWLLVTGMIDTPTHNFTAAALRGDKLDDAVSRVRDHLDSLKCEQLELLIQNKKRKEALDQARLLLESKTETPAIRIAAGINITRIAGSAEAEAGEPADSGQYLRFRIAMMLRLLRIVRTTPTPRRLRLYVRCMLRSARLAFFVNRATALSMSLRIQKQTGNDFTRHITEAQRQPLTRLLLRELRLCANLVGVAIEDSCCEVVPQLWAYAVNDIANYVLELREVASDEAAARLESWLDYRTAISVEIAALLKNWNDLILCSLAYMRTANPRDVLHRNRRFATAVSFLKRIADRDMREKSLATLDEYKHGLEEVLKRSPTIDDDVSMYRELAASLGVNLADPNDEIAQIINIGLRDLNPERVVKKCRYFYVSIGVSGVPAQMIGLPTAGSKFLHCTRHNFTMMGYSLDDIYGWFESQHCSKCRDCEPLPPDWSWTLEWQEEQDKIHKSFANRKYQL